A genomic segment from Neobacillus sp. YX16 encodes:
- a CDS encoding outer spore coat protein CotE, whose product MGEYREIIVKAVVAKGRKFTNSNHTISPAHSPTSILGCWIINHKYNAKKVGKTVEIHGSYDINVWYSYNDNTRTEVVTECVKYTDVIKLKYRDHDCLDDNEICARVLQQPNCCEAVISPNGNRIIVHVEKEFLVEVIGETKVCVAINPKGCHDDDDDWGMDVDDEEFEELNPDFLLGVEEE is encoded by the coding sequence ATGGGAGAATACAGAGAGATAATTGTTAAGGCCGTAGTAGCGAAAGGGCGTAAATTCACCAATTCCAATCATACGATTAGCCCGGCACATAGTCCAACCAGCATACTTGGCTGTTGGATTATCAACCATAAATACAACGCGAAAAAAGTCGGCAAAACTGTAGAGATACACGGCTCTTATGACATCAATGTATGGTACTCATACAATGACAATACCAGAACAGAAGTTGTTACTGAATGTGTTAAATATACAGATGTCATTAAGTTGAAATACCGTGACCATGATTGCTTGGATGACAATGAGATTTGTGCTCGTGTTTTGCAACAGCCTAATTGTTGTGAAGCAGTCATCTCCCCAAATGGCAATCGAATCATTGTTCATGTTGAAAAGGAATTCCTAGTGGAAGTAATTGGTGAAACAAAAGTATGTGTTGCCATTAATCCAAAGGGCTGCCATGATGATGACGATGATTGGGGAATGGATGTTGATGACGAGGAATTTGAGGAATTAAACCCAGATTTCTTACTTGGAGTCGAAGAAGAGTAA
- a CDS encoding serine/threonine protein kinase, which translates to MNIEKYIKLIGNELLPNIQLTTDGPFEPIIVKNVSNTWKTIGSGNYAGVFLHQSNPKWVVKVYGRKPEDLKKEVNVYKKLGKHESFSSLIDYGDNYLILKRIEGMNLFDAVVKGIRIPETVIRDVDEGIAYARSVGLNPFDVHGKNVVMSNGRGYIVDVSDFYKHGKCRKWDDLKKAYYKIYLPLISKYHPPIPFFIVNSVRRGYRLYRKIKKGNK; encoded by the coding sequence ATGAATATAGAGAAATATATAAAATTAATTGGAAATGAATTACTGCCCAATATCCAGCTGACAACGGATGGTCCATTTGAACCAATTATAGTTAAAAATGTCTCGAATACTTGGAAAACAATCGGCAGCGGTAATTATGCAGGAGTCTTTTTGCATCAATCCAATCCTAAATGGGTTGTTAAGGTGTATGGAAGAAAACCTGAGGATTTAAAAAAGGAAGTTAATGTATACAAAAAGTTAGGTAAACATGAATCCTTTTCCTCATTAATTGACTATGGAGATAATTATTTGATTTTAAAAAGGATAGAAGGGATGAATTTATTCGATGCGGTTGTAAAAGGCATCCGTATCCCTGAAACTGTTATCCGGGATGTAGATGAGGGGATAGCATATGCTCGTTCAGTGGGATTAAATCCGTTTGATGTCCATGGAAAAAATGTCGTTATGAGTAATGGAAGAGGATATATTGTGGATGTTTCGGATTTTTATAAGCATGGTAAATGCCGTAAGTGGGATGACTTGAAAAAAGCGTATTATAAAATTTATTTGCCGCTTATTTCTAAATATCACCCACCAATTCCATTTTTTATTGTCAACAGTGTTCGAAGAGGATATCGATTATACCGAAAAATAAAAAAGGGAAATAAGTAA
- the serC gene encoding 3-phosphoserine/phosphohydroxythreonine transaminase has translation MNSLIQRAYNFNAGPSALPLEVLEKAKQELIDFRGTGMSIMELSHRSAAYEEVHNNAIALLKELLSIPEDYEVLFLQGGGSLQFSMVPMNFLRPGEKAGYIMTGSWSEKAFSEAKLFGNPYHVASTKESHYRRIPSFDELKYNSTDAYIHLTSNNTIYGTQWRDFPDTGDVPLIADMSSDILSKPFDVSKFGLIYAGAQKNLGPSGVTVAIIRKDMIAKANPNIPTMLRYSTHSKNNSLYNTPPTFGIYMLGEVLSWIKELGGINSITERNEDKAKLIYDAIDQSNGFYIGHAEPESRSLMNITFRVNDEVLEKKFLSEAKSEGFVGVNGHRSVGGCRASTYNSVPYATCKAFSEFMVQFQNNNQ, from the coding sequence ATGAATTCACTAATACAGCGTGCCTATAATTTTAATGCAGGACCTTCCGCCCTTCCACTTGAGGTGCTTGAAAAAGCCAAGCAGGAACTTATTGATTTTCGTGGCACCGGTATGTCAATCATGGAGCTAAGCCACCGAAGCGCAGCCTATGAAGAGGTACATAATAATGCCATTGCCCTTCTAAAAGAATTGTTATCTATTCCGGAAGATTATGAGGTACTTTTTCTGCAGGGTGGAGGAAGTCTCCAGTTTTCAATGGTTCCCATGAACTTTTTGAGGCCTGGGGAAAAAGCAGGCTATATAATGACAGGTTCTTGGTCTGAAAAAGCCTTTTCAGAGGCAAAGTTATTTGGGAATCCTTATCATGTTGCCAGCACAAAGGAAAGCCATTATCGCCGAATCCCTTCTTTTGACGAATTGAAGTACAATTCAACGGATGCCTATATACATCTAACATCTAATAATACTATCTATGGTACTCAGTGGCGTGACTTCCCAGATACAGGTGATGTTCCACTGATTGCTGATATGTCCAGTGATATCTTATCTAAGCCTTTTGATGTCAGCAAGTTTGGCTTAATTTATGCCGGTGCTCAAAAAAATCTTGGTCCTTCCGGCGTTACAGTGGCAATCATTCGCAAGGATATGATTGCAAAAGCTAATCCTAACATCCCGACAATGTTAAGGTATAGCACCCACTCAAAAAACAACTCTTTATATAACACACCTCCGACATTTGGAATCTATATGCTTGGTGAAGTTTTGAGCTGGATAAAAGAATTAGGCGGAATTAATTCCATTACTGAACGTAACGAGGATAAAGCGAAACTTATATATGATGCAATCGACCAAAGCAATGGTTTTTATATTGGTCACGCTGAACCTGAAAGCCGTTCACTAATGAATATTACATTCCGAGTAAACGATGAAGTACTGGAGAAGAAATTCTTAAGTGAGGCTAAAAGCGAAGGATTCGTCGGTGTTAATGGACATCGCTCTGTTGGGGGCTGCCGGGCATCCACCTATAACTCTGTCCCATATGCAACATGTAAAGCTTTTAGTGAATTCATGGTACAATTTCAAAATAATAATCAATAA
- a CDS encoding MFS transporter: MAKNISKNMLKFLVVILAFQDVAAGVAGSIMADIIKAFPEYDPTIVMLVATFPGLIQIVPALFYGKLTKVFKKKTLLFIGLTLFIIGGILPTFIDNLPLIIAMRGLLGLGVGITMPLSIDVITDFFDGRERDFLIGFGTSTVACIGAIFFQLGGGILADSFGWQYGFLTYLFPIWILAITMLYLPEPEKKQFSETTSSKAKVKLPKAIYWVCLGQVFYSGLIFGYVTNISVVIQGDQLGNATEAGMAISVFTFGTLIAGFIFGKIKHALPTFYLPAGVLVTGIGMAICYFSPTLTMIFVGSIIGGFAMGIGLPGVFTKVSELTPSGAPPAVGLVVVGQGLGGILGPFGFQMVQNIFNQDIGRFPLAVSAIGLIILALIWAIAVRKPNKDLEATLNH, from the coding sequence ATGGCAAAGAATATCAGTAAAAATATGCTTAAGTTTTTAGTCGTCATTCTAGCGTTCCAAGATGTAGCTGCTGGTGTAGCAGGATCCATTATGGCTGACATCATTAAGGCATTTCCTGAATATGATCCAACAATTGTCATGTTGGTTGCTACTTTTCCAGGTCTCATACAAATCGTTCCCGCACTTTTTTATGGAAAACTTACAAAAGTGTTTAAAAAGAAAACATTGTTATTTATCGGTTTGACCTTATTTATTATTGGTGGGATACTCCCAACCTTCATAGATAACCTGCCATTAATTATTGCGATGAGAGGACTTTTAGGGCTAGGTGTAGGGATAACAATGCCGTTATCAATAGATGTGATTACAGATTTCTTTGACGGCAGAGAAAGAGATTTCTTAATTGGTTTTGGAACTTCCACGGTTGCTTGTATTGGGGCAATATTCTTCCAGTTAGGCGGCGGGATTTTAGCTGATTCTTTTGGTTGGCAATATGGTTTCCTAACATACCTTTTCCCAATTTGGATTTTAGCTATTACCATGTTGTATCTTCCTGAACCTGAGAAGAAACAATTTTCAGAAACGACTAGCTCAAAGGCTAAAGTCAAGCTTCCGAAAGCAATTTATTGGGTATGTTTAGGACAGGTATTTTATTCTGGTTTGATTTTTGGTTATGTAACAAATATTTCTGTTGTTATTCAGGGGGACCAACTAGGTAATGCAACAGAAGCAGGTATGGCAATCTCCGTATTCACTTTTGGTACGCTGATAGCTGGGTTTATTTTTGGAAAGATAAAACATGCACTGCCAACCTTCTATCTGCCTGCAGGCGTTTTAGTAACAGGGATTGGGATGGCGATCTGTTATTTCTCACCAACCTTAACAATGATTTTTGTTGGTAGTATTATTGGTGGGTTTGCAATGGGAATTGGACTTCCAGGGGTATTCACTAAAGTTTCAGAACTTACTCCTTCTGGTGCCCCGCCAGCAGTAGGGTTAGTTGTTGTAGGCCAGGGTTTAGGCGGTATTTTAGGGCCATTTGGATTTCAAATGGTACAGAACATATTTAATCAGGATATTGGCAGATTCCCATTAGCTGTAAGTGCAATCGGATTAATTATCTTGGCTTTGATATGGGCGATAGCGGTTAGGAAACCGAACAAGGATTTAGAGGCTACTTTAAATCATTAA
- a CDS encoding alpha/beta hydrolase, protein MSDVNTRKIQTGNYQTFINEGGDKKSSETIIFLHGSGPGVSAQSNWKEILPHFKGEFHVVAPDIYGFGNTDHPENYPKNGAEWMNIRVKQVIELMDALEVDKAHLVGNSLGGVIALHLLMYAPERFDRVVLMGAGGGLKEPTPELAKLANFHKDPDPVAFKNLLSWFLYDKSILEDKLEKIVSERLELFLRPDVRKSYEENFSKSHLSDMLVPPSALKEMNHEILLIHGHQDRFVPLQSSLYVMDYLPNAQLHIFKRCGHWAQVEQKERFLKLTSDFFNGEL, encoded by the coding sequence ATGTCGGATGTTAATACTAGAAAAATTCAAACCGGAAACTATCAAACTTTTATTAATGAGGGTGGAGATAAGAAGTCATCTGAGACCATTATTTTTCTTCACGGCAGTGGCCCAGGGGTAAGTGCCCAGTCAAATTGGAAGGAAATATTACCTCATTTTAAAGGGGAATTCCATGTAGTGGCACCTGATATCTATGGATTTGGAAATACCGATCATCCTGAGAATTACCCGAAAAATGGGGCAGAGTGGATGAATATCAGGGTTAAGCAGGTAATTGAGCTAATGGATGCTTTAGAGGTTGATAAAGCCCATTTAGTTGGAAACTCTCTTGGAGGTGTTATCGCTCTTCACCTTTTAATGTATGCTCCAGAACGGTTTGACCGTGTCGTTTTAATGGGAGCAGGCGGAGGATTAAAAGAACCTACTCCTGAGTTGGCTAAATTAGCAAACTTCCACAAAGATCCGGATCCAGTTGCCTTTAAAAACTTATTGAGCTGGTTCTTATATGATAAAAGTATTCTTGAGGATAAACTTGAGAAAATCGTTTCTGAGCGATTAGAGCTGTTCTTAAGACCGGATGTTCGCAAATCCTATGAGGAAAATTTCTCAAAGTCCCACTTGTCAGATATGCTGGTCCCACCTTCAGCACTTAAAGAAATGAATCATGAAATTTTACTTATACATGGACATCAAGATAGATTTGTACCGCTTCAAAGCAGTCTTTATGTGATGGATTATTTACCAAATGCACAGCTCCATATTTTTAAACGTTGTGGACATTGGGCGCAGGTTGAGCAAAAAGAGAGATTTCTTAAACTTACATCAGATTTTTTCAACGGTGAATTATAA
- a CDS encoding GntR family transcriptional regulator, whose protein sequence is MKIDQAYRYIKMQIIDGTWEPESAINVNEITAHLNISRTPVHKALAKLEQEGFLSIIPQVGVYVKRPQQSDVLERLLVCANLDALMTERAAFKLNEEELTYMRETLTMMDNPDISEDEYSALNIEFHRTIYEASKLTYALSLAKQLWDYLNYVGNPVVLFSKDRRKQSQTEHWMIYYSLKEKDSKLAKKLMERHLLRIAEAVIGKYQNVDTTQHIFN, encoded by the coding sequence ATGAAAATAGATCAGGCATATCGATATATTAAAATGCAAATTATTGATGGTACATGGGAACCTGAATCTGCTATTAATGTTAATGAAATTACTGCACATCTGAACATAAGCAGAACTCCCGTTCATAAGGCATTAGCGAAGCTTGAACAAGAGGGATTTCTTTCTATTATCCCTCAAGTAGGGGTTTATGTTAAAAGACCACAGCAAAGTGACGTTTTAGAACGGTTATTGGTTTGTGCAAATCTGGATGCCTTAATGACAGAACGTGCTGCATTTAAGCTCAACGAAGAAGAACTTACATATATGAGAGAGACATTGACGATGATGGATAATCCAGATATATCTGAGGATGAGTATTCTGCTCTTAATATTGAGTTTCACCGGACTATTTATGAAGCCTCCAAGTTAACATATGCACTTAGTCTTGCCAAGCAGCTTTGGGATTACCTCAATTATGTTGGCAACCCAGTAGTTTTATTTTCAAAGGATAGAAGAAAACAATCACAAACTGAACACTGGATGATCTACTATAGCTTGAAAGAGAAAGACTCTAAATTAGCAAAAAAGCTAATGGAAAGACATCTGCTTCGAATCGCCGAAGCAGTAATCGGAAAATACCAGAATGTAGATACAACACAGCATATATTTAACTAA
- a CDS encoding acyl-CoA dehydrogenase family protein, translating to MEQSVLETKNVLVERARDLIPKLREYSDDIDKNSRIPDVIVDELKNQGLLKVLRPHMFGGYQTNMRAFTEVVTEISRGNGSAGWFVCLSNIRDYMISYTFGEKALNEIYNSGKDVVLAGNFKPIKCDIKKVEGGYYIEEAQWPFVSGSPHADWCYFGFPLADENGGMEMAIMVIPREELEILDDWHVMGLKGSGSNSCRIQNVFVPEHRVSLDRLASKGHYLIDPLKDVALYKSSFVPSLTLSIVGPALGLAQAVMDLYMERLPNAGIGNTFYHKQNEAPITHHQVAQAQLKIDTAEMFLYRAVDKIDSYAERGEVMDTAEIVKVKADFGYVNQLCKEAIDLLVAGVGSMFTYHNNPLQLVYRDFFAMHLHGFITPSSLIETYGRVLCGQEPNTYFV from the coding sequence ATGGAACAAAGTGTGTTGGAAACCAAAAATGTATTGGTAGAAAGAGCGAGGGATCTTATTCCTAAACTTAGAGAGTATAGTGATGACATTGATAAGAATAGCAGAATCCCTGATGTTATTGTTGACGAATTGAAAAATCAGGGTCTTTTGAAAGTACTTAGACCACATATGTTTGGCGGCTATCAAACAAATATGAGAGCGTTTACGGAGGTCGTTACGGAAATATCCCGCGGGAATGGTTCAGCCGGTTGGTTCGTATGTCTAAGTAATATTCGAGATTATATGATTTCTTACACCTTTGGAGAAAAAGCACTGAATGAAATCTATAATTCTGGCAAAGATGTAGTCCTTGCAGGAAATTTTAAACCTATTAAATGTGATATCAAAAAAGTAGAGGGCGGCTATTACATTGAAGAAGCTCAATGGCCATTTGTTTCCGGAAGCCCTCATGCTGACTGGTGCTACTTTGGATTCCCATTAGCAGATGAAAATGGCGGAATGGAAATGGCCATTATGGTTATTCCTCGTGAAGAACTTGAGATCCTTGATGACTGGCATGTTATGGGACTAAAGGGTTCCGGCAGCAATAGCTGTAGAATTCAAAATGTATTTGTACCTGAACACAGGGTATCATTGGATCGTCTAGCGAGTAAAGGCCATTACTTAATCGATCCGCTTAAGGATGTTGCTTTATACAAATCTTCCTTTGTTCCATCACTTACTTTATCGATTGTAGGGCCGGCATTAGGGCTTGCACAGGCTGTGATGGATCTCTATATGGAAAGACTTCCGAATGCTGGAATTGGAAACACCTTTTATCATAAACAAAATGAAGCACCAATCACACATCACCAGGTTGCCCAAGCACAATTGAAAATTGATACTGCTGAAATGTTTTTATACCGTGCTGTGGATAAAATTGATAGCTATGCTGAACGCGGAGAAGTAATGGATACTGCTGAAATTGTAAAAGTGAAGGCAGATTTCGGCTATGTAAATCAATTATGCAAGGAAGCGATTGATCTTCTAGTTGCTGGAGTCGGTTCCATGTTTACCTACCATAATAATCCTTTACAATTAGTCTACCGTGACTTTTTCGCCATGCACTTACATGGTTTCATTACACCATCAAGTTTAATAGAAACATATGGAAGAGTCCTTTGTGGCCAAGAACCGAATACCTATTTTGTCTAA
- a CDS encoding VOC family protein → MSLPEIAKLGHVALVSSDLEKSLWFFKELIGLEETEEVNGTHYLRAWGDFEHHTLSITAGEKSYVDHIAWRTKRPEDVEQFAHLLQEAGTEVSWVEAGVEAGQGRAIRFKLPSEHRFEIYYDMEKTLAEPSKRSVLKNQTYRSWERGVSPRRIDHVNILSSLKANVISDYLMEKLGFKMRECVQAPDESLIGAWLSVTPLVHDIAVSHDPFSPSTHQIHHLSYWLDNAQDLLRAADILTEHGLKFKGPGKHGISQAMYIYVVDPGSGVRLELFTNGYLIFEPDWEPIVWTLDEMDVGFTFWGDQTDTVPENNPTIEA, encoded by the coding sequence ATGAGTTTACCAGAAATCGCAAAGTTAGGACACGTAGCTTTAGTTTCGTCAGACCTTGAAAAATCACTTTGGTTCTTTAAGGAATTGATTGGATTAGAAGAAACAGAAGAAGTGAATGGCACACATTATTTACGTGCATGGGGTGACTTCGAACATCACACATTATCCATAACAGCGGGCGAAAAGTCGTATGTTGATCATATCGCATGGAGAACAAAACGTCCCGAAGATGTGGAGCAATTTGCTCATTTACTTCAAGAAGCAGGCACAGAAGTAAGCTGGGTGGAGGCTGGAGTGGAAGCAGGGCAAGGTAGAGCGATTCGCTTTAAATTGCCAAGTGAGCACCGGTTTGAAATTTACTATGACATGGAAAAAACCTTAGCTGAGCCATCCAAACGTTCAGTATTAAAAAATCAAACGTATAGATCATGGGAGCGAGGTGTATCACCTCGAAGAATTGACCATGTTAATATCCTATCTTCATTAAAAGCTAATGTTATTTCAGATTATTTAATGGAAAAGTTAGGCTTTAAAATGAGAGAATGCGTTCAAGCTCCGGATGAGTCGTTAATTGGTGCATGGCTAAGCGTAACACCACTGGTACATGATATTGCGGTAAGTCATGATCCATTCTCACCTTCAACACATCAAATTCACCACCTGTCTTACTGGCTGGACAATGCCCAAGACCTTCTTCGTGCAGCAGATATCTTAACAGAACATGGACTAAAGTTTAAAGGTCCAGGTAAGCATGGTATATCTCAAGCAATGTATATCTATGTTGTGGACCCAGGAAGTGGAGTTCGGTTGGAATTGTTCACCAATGGCTATTTGATTTTTGAACCAGACTGGGAGCCGATTGTGTGGACTTTAGATGAGATGGATGTAGGCTTTACCTTCTGGGGCGATCAAACAGACACGGTGCCAGAAAACAATCCGACTATTGAAGCTTAA
- a CDS encoding flavin reductase family protein, translating to MDDRQFRSAMGKFATGVTVIATDLEGDVHGMTANAFMSVSLDPKLVVISIGEKARILEKIKQSKTFSVNILAAEQQELSMIFAGQLKEHREVEFDRLDGKPVIKGAVAQIACEVSAEHLEGDHTLFIGRVTDIHLEDAEPLVFYSGKYRALVEEKAITV from the coding sequence ATGGATGATCGTCAATTTCGAAGTGCGATGGGAAAATTTGCAACAGGAGTAACTGTCATTGCTACAGATTTGGAAGGAGATGTGCATGGGATGACAGCTAATGCTTTCATGTCCGTGTCACTTGATCCGAAACTGGTTGTTATCTCAATTGGAGAAAAAGCTAGGATTCTTGAGAAAATTAAACAAAGCAAAACCTTTTCAGTCAATATTTTAGCTGCTGAACAACAGGAACTTTCGATGATTTTTGCAGGCCAGTTGAAGGAACACCGCGAAGTGGAGTTTGACCGCCTTGATGGAAAGCCTGTCATAAAGGGAGCAGTTGCACAAATTGCCTGTGAGGTGTCTGCAGAACATCTTGAAGGCGATCACACGCTATTCATTGGAAGAGTGACAGATATCCATTTAGAAGATGCTGAACCGCTTGTATTTTACAGTGGAAAGTACCGAGCTTTAGTAGAAGAAAAGGCAATTACGGTATAA
- a CDS encoding 2-keto-4-pentenoate hydratase, whose protein sequence is MDIQKAATALMEAENEKKPIAPFTSSTEEISVDDAYKIQLYQIRQKVENGAAIVGKKIGLTSKAMQEMLNVNEPDYGHLLNDMMYGDGDTISLNKFIQPRIEFEIAFVLKRDLTGPGVTMNDVIDATDYVVPALEIIDSRIKDWQIKFEDTVADNGSSAGAIIGSTNAKLDDLDLAKVAMTVSRNGEFLDSAFGSAVMGHPAEAVAWLANALGSYGISLYAGEVILSGALSKAIPIEDGDTFTAEFENIGAVTATFKK, encoded by the coding sequence ATGGATATTCAAAAAGCAGCAACTGCTTTAATGGAAGCGGAAAATGAGAAAAAACCGATTGCCCCATTCACATCATCAACAGAAGAGATTTCTGTTGATGATGCTTATAAAATCCAGCTTTACCAAATTCGCCAAAAGGTAGAAAACGGTGCTGCAATAGTTGGAAAAAAGATTGGGCTAACAAGTAAAGCAATGCAGGAAATGCTTAATGTTAACGAACCAGATTATGGCCATCTCCTAAATGACATGATGTATGGAGATGGTGACACGATTAGTCTTAATAAATTTATTCAGCCGAGGATTGAATTTGAGATTGCGTTTGTTCTGAAAAGGGATTTAACAGGTCCGGGTGTGACGATGAACGATGTGATTGACGCTACGGACTATGTTGTACCTGCCCTTGAAATTATTGACAGCCGAATAAAAGATTGGCAAATCAAATTTGAGGATACAGTTGCAGACAATGGTTCATCCGCTGGTGCAATTATTGGAAGTACAAACGCTAAACTAGATGATTTAGATTTGGCAAAGGTTGCTATGACAGTATCTAGAAATGGTGAATTTTTGGACTCAGCATTTGGATCAGCAGTGATGGGACACCCGGCCGAAGCCGTTGCCTGGTTAGCCAATGCACTCGGAAGCTACGGAATTTCTCTTTATGCTGGTGAAGTAATTCTTTCAGGAGCACTTTCAAAAGCAATTCCGATTGAAGATGGAGATACATTCACAGCTGAATTTGAAAATATAGGGGCGGTAACTGCTACCTTCAAGAAATAG
- a CDS encoding V4R domain-containing protein: MKGNSGNLLEPNYIEDGNKKILTTAGAFGLLRKGIIENLGSKRAKGFLLRYGWNLGVSDAEEAMVTSTSIEYLIKQASVLHLSSGHIGDVQSERFIELVDSENIKTIRAKGKWIHSFEAYEHLKHHGKSDTPVCHTLTGYASGYMSTICKKSAIVKEISCIAKGDAECCFEMKLQEDWGIEIQEELKFYNESNIIEELEYTYEQLLEQRNYIDKVSKFHKKLTESISNGSNLQDIADSAFGLLKIPISIEDLSFQKIVYSGMEEDEYSSLSKELKESLIRKSRKNNKILPLFKETTRLKTENQERLITPIIVQKKVIGYCTFLYLKETEKSSENNIMFIERVANAASLYLLNEKTSFEALEKMKGYFLEQILKGQYSSREEIINRGRYMGVDLETPFYIAAIDYKENGKTAKDSNEHYDQILESIAKYLDIQGYKALIGQYEGKIIMLIPELSNILPNMEKVLKHIETTHSSYKFKIGVSDNSEEIEHILEYLDESLISLRMSTEKRIIHFKDLGIVGILINSKNVSGIKKIAKQELGPLYKLGESKQKELMKTLYVFLSNGGKLQQTMEDLSLSMSGLMYRVNKIESLINKDLRDSSQSYQLLLILDSLLALGELEI, from the coding sequence ATGAAGGGTAACTCTGGCAATCTACTGGAACCAAACTACATAGAAGATGGAAATAAAAAAATTCTAACCACAGCTGGAGCCTTTGGACTATTACGTAAGGGAATAATAGAGAACTTAGGGTCAAAGAGAGCCAAGGGGTTTTTGCTTCGTTATGGTTGGAACTTGGGTGTCAGTGATGCTGAAGAAGCAATGGTAACTAGTACCTCAATAGAATATCTTATTAAACAAGCCTCGGTTCTCCATTTAAGTTCAGGACATATTGGAGATGTCCAGTCTGAAAGATTTATTGAATTGGTTGATTCAGAAAATATAAAAACAATCAGAGCAAAAGGGAAGTGGATCCATTCATTTGAAGCATATGAGCATCTTAAACATCATGGAAAATCGGATACGCCTGTCTGTCATACTTTAACAGGGTATGCAAGTGGCTATATGTCTACAATTTGTAAAAAGAGTGCGATTGTAAAGGAAATTAGTTGTATAGCCAAAGGGGACGCTGAATGCTGTTTCGAAATGAAGCTCCAGGAAGATTGGGGAATAGAGATTCAGGAAGAGCTAAAATTCTATAATGAAAGTAATATAATTGAAGAATTAGAGTATACGTACGAGCAATTGTTAGAGCAGCGCAATTATATCGATAAGGTGTCTAAATTTCATAAGAAATTAACGGAAAGTATTTCTAATGGAAGCAATTTGCAGGATATTGCCGATTCTGCATTTGGGCTATTAAAAATACCCATATCAATCGAGGATTTAAGCTTTCAGAAAATTGTTTACTCAGGAATGGAAGAGGACGAGTATAGCAGTTTAAGTAAAGAACTGAAAGAGAGTTTAATTCGAAAAAGTAGAAAAAATAACAAAATACTTCCTCTATTTAAAGAGACAACAAGATTAAAAACAGAAAACCAAGAACGACTTATAACTCCAATCATTGTACAAAAAAAAGTAATTGGGTATTGTACGTTTCTATATTTAAAAGAAACAGAGAAAAGCTCTGAGAATAATATTATGTTTATTGAGCGGGTAGCAAATGCAGCTTCTTTATACCTTTTAAATGAAAAGACGAGCTTTGAAGCGCTTGAAAAAATGAAAGGATATTTTTTAGAACAAATTTTAAAGGGACAGTATTCCTCTAGAGAGGAAATCATCAATCGTGGCCGTTATATGGGGGTGGACCTTGAAACTCCATTTTATATTGCAGCTATTGACTATAAAGAGAATGGTAAAACTGCAAAAGATAGTAATGAGCACTATGATCAAATCTTAGAATCAATTGCTAAATACCTTGACATTCAGGGATATAAAGCACTCATCGGTCAATATGAAGGTAAAATCATTATGCTGATACCTGAGTTGTCAAACATTTTACCAAATATGGAAAAAGTCTTAAAACATATTGAAACAACTCATTCCTCTTACAAATTTAAAATTGGAGTTAGTGACAATTCTGAGGAAATTGAACATATTTTGGAGTATTTGGATGAATCACTTATCAGCCTTAGAATGTCTACGGAGAAGAGAATTATTCATTTTAAAGATTTGGGGATTGTTGGTATCTTGATTAATTCGAAAAATGTTAGCGGGATTAAGAAAATTGCCAAACAAGAGTTAGGACCCCTTTATAAATTGGGTGAGAGCAAACAAAAGGAATTAATGAAAACACTTTATGTTTTTTTATCAAATGGTGGAAAACTTCAGCAAACGATGGAGGATTTGTCTTTATCGATGAGTGGTCTTATGTATCGGGTTAACAAGATAGAAAGTCTAATCAATAAAGATTTACGAGATTCATCACAAAGCTATCAGTTACTATTGATTTTAGATTCACTCTTAG